Proteins encoded together in one Gemmatimonadota bacterium DH-78 window:
- a CDS encoding PadR family transcriptional regulator: MEIHSMWSGPASLYLLTALSHGPRHGLGIAEEVARFTDDTVILGPGTLYRVIRELSEDGWIRRVDSPEPDHPHRKYYELTPRGRDQLADALRELEAVAAAARRGLDRLAPGGA; this comes from the coding sequence ATGGAGATACACAGTATGTGGTCCGGCCCCGCTTCGCTATACCTGCTGACCGCGCTCTCTCACGGCCCGCGCCACGGCCTCGGCATCGCGGAAGAGGTGGCGCGCTTCACCGACGATACCGTGATCCTCGGTCCCGGCACCCTCTACCGCGTGATCCGCGAACTCAGCGAGGACGGATGGATCCGGCGGGTCGATTCGCCCGAGCCGGACCACCCCCATCGGAAGTACTATGAGCTCACCCCCCGGGGCCGCGACCAGCTCGCCGACGCGCTCCGGGAGCTGGAAGCCGTCGCGGCGGCCGCCCGCCGCGGACTCGACCGCCTCGCACCGGGAGGAGCCTGA
- a CDS encoding ABC transporter permease, translated as MDIAGALVSLAGRLVPATRRSDWRREWTAELAEARRSGRSPLRLAAGAMSDAWAMRRVEAAGGWSVALEVRRALRSLRNSPAFSLASVATLAVGVAATTTMLTLVDSILLRPLEIPEAERVVRIHHTFEGREGGNPIAPFALPFFQEHGRAFELIGAHWGPSDYTLASTDTPERVRGVRATPELLTLLGATTAVGRLFDAADAEEELGGVLLAHHLWVRIFGSDPAVVGGTIELDGRTRPVLGVLREGVELPGHDIDVWLPYVVPAGIRADDSFRLYPLARLAEGVAPAVAEEDLARMTARFPEAADFYRVLLDEYGLTTGMRPLRDEIVGDIERPLWIVLGAVFVVLAVAAGNAATLYLTRTEDRRQEVAVRRALGAGRRGVAAHFFAESAAIALTAGALGLAVAWLTVRAIPLFAPSALPRVDELALGWRMIGATGALSLLLAGVLSLYPILRFGSDDPGPLRSRVTGETRSQRAVGSGMVVAQVALAVVLLTGSALLLRTFVALRSVDPGFEPAGVLVADFALSPPAYPSTPEILDVHDRLLRRLEALPGVQAAALGPSPVGFRGCNGLYIEGRLVPADAAPPCVPVLFASPGYWSLLEVDVLEGETLGEAAGDGMVPQALVSAETASRLWPSGDAVGAGVHPSPRRGPPWYPVRGVVESVRNGGPDQSPGEALYLPFAAMAELGWVQHGFTLLVRTEPGRELDLVPLVRGVLDEVAPSTPLSGAHTLLDAHRATMHRSALTLGLLGAAAGITLLLGLVGLYGVVAHRVGAIRAEIGLRMALGAAASEVRGMVLGRALRLVAAGAALGLGLALLVTRVLATLLFGVEPADPASIGSALAVLFATAFAACWIPAARAGRTDPAAVLKG; from the coding sequence ATGGACATCGCCGGTGCTCTGGTCTCTCTCGCGGGCCGGCTCGTGCCCGCGACTCGCCGGTCGGACTGGCGGAGGGAGTGGACGGCCGAGCTGGCCGAGGCCCGTCGCTCGGGGCGCAGCCCGCTGCGGCTCGCGGCCGGTGCGATGTCCGACGCCTGGGCGATGCGTCGGGTGGAGGCGGCCGGCGGGTGGTCGGTGGCCCTCGAGGTGAGGCGGGCGCTCCGGAGTCTCCGAAACTCCCCGGCCTTCTCGCTGGCCTCCGTGGCGACCCTCGCCGTCGGAGTGGCGGCGACCACGACGATGCTCACCCTCGTCGATTCGATTCTCCTGCGTCCACTGGAGATTCCCGAGGCGGAGCGGGTCGTGCGCATCCACCACACCTTCGAGGGGCGCGAAGGGGGAAACCCGATCGCGCCCTTCGCCCTGCCCTTCTTTCAGGAGCACGGTCGGGCCTTCGAGCTGATCGGAGCGCACTGGGGTCCGTCGGACTACACGCTTGCGAGCACGGACACGCCCGAGCGGGTGCGCGGCGTGCGAGCCACCCCGGAGCTGCTCACCCTGCTCGGCGCCACCACCGCGGTCGGCCGCCTCTTCGATGCCGCCGACGCCGAAGAGGAGCTCGGCGGAGTGCTGCTCGCCCACCACCTGTGGGTTCGGATCTTCGGCTCCGACCCGGCTGTGGTCGGAGGCACGATCGAACTCGACGGGCGAACCCGACCGGTGCTCGGGGTGCTGCGCGAGGGGGTCGAGCTGCCCGGGCACGACATCGACGTGTGGCTGCCCTACGTCGTGCCCGCGGGGATCCGGGCCGACGATTCCTTTCGGCTCTACCCGCTGGCGCGCCTCGCCGAGGGGGTCGCCCCGGCCGTGGCCGAGGAAGACCTGGCGCGGATGACCGCTCGCTTTCCCGAGGCGGCCGACTTCTACCGAGTGCTGCTCGACGAGTACGGCCTCACCACCGGCATGCGTCCGCTCCGCGACGAGATCGTGGGCGACATCGAGCGCCCGCTCTGGATCGTGCTCGGCGCGGTGTTCGTCGTGCTCGCGGTCGCCGCGGGCAACGCGGCCACCCTCTATCTCACCCGCACGGAGGACCGACGACAGGAGGTGGCCGTGCGCAGGGCGCTCGGCGCGGGGCGGCGCGGCGTGGCGGCTCACTTCTTCGCCGAGAGCGCCGCGATCGCGTTGACGGCGGGGGCGCTGGGTCTCGCCGTGGCCTGGCTGACGGTGCGCGCGATTCCACTCTTCGCGCCCTCGGCCCTGCCGCGCGTCGACGAGTTGGCGCTCGGATGGCGGATGATCGGCGCCACCGGCGCGCTTTCGCTGCTGCTCGCGGGGGTGCTCTCGCTCTATCCCATCCTGCGCTTCGGGTCGGACGATCCGGGGCCGCTCCGCTCCCGGGTAACCGGCGAGACACGCAGCCAGCGCGCGGTGGGGAGCGGCATGGTCGTGGCCCAGGTGGCGCTCGCCGTGGTGTTGCTCACGGGGTCGGCGCTGCTGCTCCGCACCTTCGTCGCGCTCCGGTCGGTGGACCCGGGGTTCGAGCCGGCCGGCGTGCTCGTGGCCGACTTCGCGCTGTCGCCCCCGGCCTACCCCTCCACCCCCGAGATCCTCGACGTGCACGACCGCCTGCTCCGTCGGCTCGAGGCGCTGCCCGGGGTGCAGGCCGCTGCACTCGGCCCGTCACCGGTGGGGTTCCGTGGCTGCAACGGTCTCTACATCGAGGGACGCCTCGTGCCGGCCGACGCCGCTCCCCCCTGCGTGCCCGTGCTCTTCGCCTCTCCGGGCTACTGGTCGCTGCTGGAGGTGGACGTGCTCGAGGGCGAAACGCTCGGGGAGGCCGCGGGGGACGGGATGGTTCCGCAGGCCCTGGTGAGCGCCGAGACGGCGAGCCGACTGTGGCCGTCGGGCGACGCCGTGGGAGCCGGCGTGCACCCGTCGCCACGCCGGGGTCCCCCGTGGTACCCGGTGCGCGGAGTGGTGGAATCGGTTCGAAACGGCGGGCCCGACCAGTCGCCCGGCGAGGCGCTCTACCTTCCCTTCGCCGCCATGGCCGAGCTCGGCTGGGTACAGCACGGGTTCACGCTCCTGGTGCGCACCGAGCCCGGCCGCGAACTCGACCTGGTGCCCCTCGTGCGCGGAGTGCTCGACGAGGTGGCGCCCTCGACCCCGCTCTCGGGAGCCCACACCCTTCTCGACGCCCACCGCGCCACCATGCACCGCAGCGCCCTCACCCTCGGGCTGCTGGGCGCGGCCGCCGGAATCACCCTCCTTCTGGGATTGGTGGGGCTCTACGGAGTGGTGGCGCACCGGGTGGGGGCGATCCGTGCGGAGATCGGTCTGCGCATGGCGCTGGGCGCCGCCGCGAGCGAAGTGCGCGGGATGGTTCTCGGTCGGGCGCTCAGGCTGGTGGCGGCGGGCGCGGCCCTCGGGCTCGGACTGGCGCTCCTCGTCACCCGGGTGCTCGCGACCCTCCTGTTCGGAGTGGAGCCGGCCGACCCCGCCTCGATCGGCAGCGCCCTCGCCGTGCTCTTCGCCACGGCCTTCGCCGCCTGCTGGATCCCCGCGGCTCGAGCCGGTCGCACCGACCCGGCCGCGGTGCTGAAGGGGTAG
- a CDS encoding PadR family transcriptional regulator: MSTDKPLGYAATLILSALRAGARYGLEVIDRTGRSSGTVYPALRRLEAAGLVEAHWEDREEAHDDRRPARRYYRITPEGDRALERARERFRARQNALGWDEADPTGAS; the protein is encoded by the coding sequence ATGAGCACAGACAAGCCGCTGGGCTACGCCGCCACACTGATCCTCTCGGCTCTCCGCGCCGGTGCGCGGTACGGACTGGAGGTGATCGACCGCACGGGTCGGTCGAGCGGCACGGTCTACCCGGCCCTGCGCCGCCTCGAGGCCGCAGGTCTGGTGGAAGCCCACTGGGAGGACCGGGAGGAAGCGCACGATGATCGTCGACCCGCGCGGCGCTACTACCGCATCACTCCGGAGGGCGACCGCGCACTGGAGAGGGCCCGGGAGCGCTTCCGTGCCCGCCAGAACGCACTCGGCTGGGACGAAGCCGACCCCACCGGGGCGTCGTGA
- a CDS encoding PA0069 family radical SAM protein codes for MARSLPSLPPPSGRSRPGRGTPLNPASRFDPLDVEPEPGSEVDQPSTATRFFRDASRSVLVHNDSPDVGASVGLNPYRGCEHGCVYCFARPNHEYLGFSAGLDFESRIMVKHRAPELLREQLRRPGWTPRTIMLSGATDPWQPVERRLRVTRRCLEVFAEARHPVGVITKNDGVVRDLDLLLSLAEHDAVAVTLSITTLRRDLQKVMEPRTSTPRARLTAIRTLAEAGIPVGVNLAPVIPGLTDEEIPAILEAAREAGAQWAGYILLRLPHGVSDLFDDWLQAWYPDRRDRVLNRLREVYGGKLYDATYGVRGRGRGVFADQLRALFRTTASRLGYVPPPELNTTAFRRPAPEGQLTLF; via the coding sequence ATGGCTCGCTCACTCCCCTCCCTGCCCCCGCCGTCCGGGCGTTCGCGCCCCGGTCGCGGCACGCCTCTGAATCCGGCGTCGCGCTTCGATCCACTCGATGTTGAGCCGGAGCCCGGCTCGGAGGTGGACCAGCCGTCGACGGCCACCCGCTTCTTCCGCGATGCGTCGCGGAGCGTGCTCGTGCACAACGACTCGCCCGATGTGGGTGCCTCCGTGGGGTTGAATCCGTATCGCGGGTGCGAGCACGGGTGCGTGTACTGCTTCGCTCGCCCGAATCACGAGTACCTCGGCTTCTCCGCGGGCCTCGACTTCGAGTCGCGCATCATGGTGAAGCACCGGGCTCCGGAGCTGCTCCGCGAGCAACTGCGGCGCCCCGGATGGACGCCGCGCACGATCATGCTCTCTGGCGCCACCGATCCCTGGCAGCCGGTCGAGCGGCGGCTCCGCGTCACTCGGCGATGCCTCGAGGTGTTCGCCGAGGCGCGGCACCCGGTGGGGGTGATCACGAAGAACGACGGCGTGGTGCGCGACCTCGACCTCCTGCTGTCGCTCGCCGAGCACGACGCGGTGGCGGTCACCCTCTCGATCACCACCCTGAGGCGCGACCTGCAGAAGGTGATGGAGCCCCGCACGTCGACGCCGAGGGCGCGCCTCACCGCCATCCGCACCCTCGCCGAAGCGGGCATTCCGGTGGGGGTGAATCTGGCCCCGGTCATTCCCGGCCTCACCGACGAGGAGATCCCGGCGATCCTGGAGGCGGCGCGCGAGGCGGGAGCGCAGTGGGCCGGCTACATCCTGCTCCGCCTGCCGCACGGGGTGAGCGATCTCTTCGATGACTGGCTTCAGGCCTGGTATCCGGACCGCAGGGATCGGGTGCTGAATCGGCTGCGGGAGGTGTACGGCGGCAAGCTCTACGACGCCACCTACGGGGTGCGGGGCCGCGGGCGGGGCGTGTTCGCCGACCAGCTGCGGGCCCTCTTTCGCACCACGGCATCGCGGCTGGGCTACGTCCCCCCTCCCGAGTTGAACACGACGGCCTTTCGACGGCCGGCGCCGGAAGGCCAGCTCACCCTGTTCTGA
- a CDS encoding inositol monophosphatase family protein, whose amino-acid sequence MPPDEPLDLWLRTALDAADAGARIHADHLDRVGAGDARLKGRADFVSEVDEAAQRAILSLIRARHPDHLILAEEDDAPPALPDDDTPLWVVDPLDGTTNFLHGHPMHAASVAVTVGGRPMAGAVVCAPTGERWWARRGGGAWRNDRRIRVADSVPMERTLIGTGFPFKAMHELDRFLAAVRNVLGGTSGIRRGGAAAIDLAYVADGRFDGFWEYGLSPWDVAAGILLIEEAGGVVERVEGGPVDLRPGSVIAGSSRAVVDRLRAWTDRP is encoded by the coding sequence ATGCCTCCCGACGAACCGCTGGACCTCTGGCTCCGCACCGCCCTCGATGCCGCCGACGCCGGCGCGCGCATCCACGCCGATCACCTCGACCGCGTGGGGGCCGGGGATGCCCGCCTCAAGGGGCGCGCCGACTTCGTGTCGGAGGTGGACGAGGCGGCGCAGCGTGCGATCCTCTCGCTCATCCGGGCCCGTCACCCCGACCACCTGATCCTGGCCGAGGAAGACGACGCGCCGCCTGCGCTGCCCGACGACGACACGCCCCTCTGGGTGGTCGACCCGCTCGACGGCACCACCAACTTCCTGCACGGCCACCCCATGCACGCCGCTTCGGTCGCGGTGACGGTCGGGGGACGCCCGATGGCCGGGGCGGTCGTCTGTGCCCCCACCGGGGAGCGCTGGTGGGCTCGCCGCGGGGGTGGCGCGTGGCGCAACGACCGCCGGATCCGGGTGGCCGACTCCGTGCCGATGGAGCGAACGCTGATCGGCACCGGTTTTCCCTTCAAGGCGATGCACGAACTCGACCGCTTCCTGGCCGCCGTCCGCAACGTGCTCGGGGGCACCTCGGGCATCCGCCGCGGTGGGGCCGCCGCGATCGATCTGGCCTATGTGGCCGACGGGCGTTTCGACGGCTTCTGGGAGTACGGGCTCAGCCCATGGGACGTGGCGGCGGGCATCCTGCTCATCGAAGAAGCGGGTGGGGTGGTCGAGCGGGTCGAGGGCGGCCCGGTCGACCTTCGGCCCGGTTCGGTGATCGCGGGGTCGAGCCGGGCGGTGGTCGACCGGCTCCGCGCATGGACCGACCGACCGTGA
- a CDS encoding N-acetyltransferase family protein produces the protein MDRPTVIVPLLPEHWPAVRAIYLEGIATGHATFETEAPEWEAWNAKCLEAGRLVALVDGSVAGWAALMPVSQRPVYAGVMEESVYVGSGYRGRGIGRRLLEHLVTESESIGVWTLQAGIFPENTASLRIHEQCGFRRVGLRRGLGRMAGRWRDVLLLERRSEVAGTD, from the coding sequence ATGGACCGACCGACCGTGATCGTTCCCCTCCTGCCCGAGCACTGGCCCGCGGTGCGCGCGATCTACCTGGAGGGGATCGCGACCGGGCACGCCACCTTCGAGACGGAGGCTCCGGAGTGGGAGGCGTGGAATGCGAAGTGTCTCGAGGCGGGGCGTCTGGTCGCGCTGGTGGACGGGTCGGTGGCGGGATGGGCCGCCCTCATGCCGGTCTCGCAGCGACCGGTGTATGCCGGCGTGATGGAGGAGAGCGTGTATGTGGGGTCCGGCTACCGCGGCCGAGGCATCGGCCGGCGGTTGCTGGAGCACCTCGTGACGGAGTCGGAGTCGATCGGTGTCTGGACGCTCCAGGCCGGCATCTTCCCCGAAAACACCGCGAGTCTCCGGATTCACGAGCAGTGCGGATTCCGGAGGGTCGGCCTTCGCCGGGGGCTCGGCCGCATGGCGGGGCGGTGGCGCGACGTGCTGCTGCTCGAACGCCGGAGCGAGGTGGCTGGGACCGACTGA
- a CDS encoding Na+/H+ antiporter NhaC family protein produces the protein MLILIAAGAYALIAAPAGPIDVDAGESFGFSSALPALVTLVLVFFTGNVVVSLFLGIASAGFVIRDPNLIDRFLLPSIGSESFALILVVYLWALGGLIGIWTRTGGAQHFATWAGGKIVRGPRTARLFAWLVGIIFHQGGTISTILAGTTVRPVTDREKVSHEELTYIVDSTASPIATVIPLNAWPLYVAGLVAGTTPLFVTEQEAVTFFFRSIVFNFYGVFAVTMTLLFALDLLPVIGGRMRAARERARTTGQLNRPGSAPIAAEELSRLRIPEGYRTGLADFALPLVVLILTALTGVVGPLVDAIAAGDLELFLGGIDVPIAEAFGLAILSAIALALIKGMPLSEVIDGFVDGCKGVTIGALVLALAVTLGDISGILGTANFIVDTTQSFFSPVFLPATLLAICMGVAFSIGSSWGTYAVVFPIAMPLAYAIQPDPTYVSLCFGAVLGGAVFGDQCSPISDTTILTSLASGADVMDHVLTQIPLATAAAALSAIASTAIALVVV, from the coding sequence ATGCTTATTCTGATCGCGGCCGGCGCCTACGCGCTGATCGCGGCGCCCGCCGGGCCGATCGACGTCGACGCCGGCGAGAGCTTCGGCTTCAGTTCCGCGCTGCCGGCCCTGGTGACCCTCGTGCTGGTCTTCTTCACGGGGAATGTGGTGGTGTCGCTCTTTCTCGGGATCGCGAGCGCGGGCTTCGTGATTCGCGACCCGAACCTGATCGACCGCTTTCTGCTGCCCAGCATCGGGAGCGAGAGCTTCGCGCTGATCCTCGTCGTCTATCTGTGGGCGCTCGGCGGGCTGATCGGAATCTGGACCCGCACCGGGGGTGCGCAGCACTTCGCCACGTGGGCCGGGGGCAAGATCGTGCGCGGGCCCCGCACGGCCCGACTCTTCGCCTGGCTGGTGGGCATCATCTTCCATCAGGGGGGGACGATCTCGACGATCCTCGCCGGAACCACGGTCCGCCCGGTCACCGACCGAGAGAAGGTGAGCCACGAGGAGCTCACCTACATCGTCGACTCGACGGCGAGCCCGATCGCGACGGTGATCCCCCTCAACGCCTGGCCGCTCTACGTGGCGGGGCTGGTGGCGGGCACCACCCCGCTCTTCGTCACGGAGCAGGAGGCGGTCACCTTCTTCTTCCGCTCCATCGTCTTCAATTTCTACGGCGTCTTCGCGGTGACCATGACGCTGCTCTTCGCGCTCGACCTGCTCCCGGTGATCGGGGGGCGGATGCGGGCCGCACGGGAGCGGGCGCGAACCACCGGACAGCTCAACCGGCCGGGCTCGGCGCCCATCGCCGCCGAGGAGCTCTCGCGGCTGCGAATCCCCGAGGGCTATCGCACGGGGCTCGCCGACTTCGCCCTGCCGCTCGTCGTCCTGATCCTCACCGCGCTGACCGGTGTGGTGGGGCCGCTCGTCGACGCGATCGCAGCGGGAGACCTGGAGCTCTTCCTGGGGGGGATCGACGTACCGATCGCGGAGGCCTTCGGACTGGCGATCCTTTCGGCCATCGCACTCGCCCTCATCAAGGGGATGCCGCTCAGCGAGGTGATCGACGGCTTCGTGGACGGCTGCAAGGGGGTGACCATCGGTGCGCTGGTGCTCGCGCTCGCGGTCACCCTGGGTGACATCTCCGGGATTCTCGGCACGGCCAACTTCATCGTCGACACCACGCAGAGCTTCTTCAGCCCGGTCTTTCTGCCGGCCACACTCCTCGCGATCTGCATGGGCGTGGCCTTCTCGATCGGCTCGTCGTGGGGCACCTACGCGGTCGTCTTCCCGATCGCCATGCCGCTGGCCTACGCCATCCAGCCCGACCCGACCTATGTCTCGCTCTGCTTCGGGGCGGTACTCGGTGGCGCGGTGTTCGGGGATCAGTGCTCGCCGATCTCGGACACCACGATCCTGACCAGCCTCGCCTCGGGGGCCGATGTGATGGACCACGTGCTGACCCAGATTCCCCTCGCGACCGCGGCGGCGGCGCTCAGTGCGATCGCCTCGACCGCGATCGCCCTGGTGGTGGTGTAG
- a CDS encoding CHRD domain-containing protein: protein MIDASTTRLAGLAAAAAFAALLITAPASAQESPATVFTATLSGGDAGDTDGSGLFTAEWDGEAGQLCYQLQVADIAPATAAHIHRGASGDSGPPVVSLEAPVEGAVESCVEVEAEVAMELADNPSGFYVNVHNEEFGGGAVRGQLETPANTR from the coding sequence ATGATCGACGCATCCACGACCCGTCTGGCGGGTCTCGCGGCCGCAGCCGCCTTCGCCGCACTCCTCATCACCGCCCCCGCGTCCGCGCAGGAGTCGCCGGCCACCGTCTTCACCGCCACGCTGTCGGGTGGCGACGCCGGCGATACCGACGGCTCGGGCCTGTTCACCGCGGAGTGGGACGGTGAAGCCGGCCAGCTCTGCTACCAGCTCCAGGTCGCCGACATCGCGCCCGCTACGGCGGCGCACATCCATCGCGGGGCGTCCGGGGACTCCGGTCCGCCCGTGGTCTCGCTCGAGGCTCCGGTCGAGGGCGCGGTGGAGAGCTGCGTGGAGGTGGAGGCCGAGGTGGCGATGGAGCTCGCCGACAACCCCTCGGGCTTCTACGTGAACGTGCACAACGAGGAGTTCGGCGGGGGCGCGGTACGCGGGCAGCTGGAGACGCCCGCGAACACCCGCTGA